A genomic window from Alicyclobacillus dauci includes:
- a CDS encoding IS110 family RNA-guided transposase — translation MDVVYERCCGLDVHKKTVVACVLTPEAKEIRTFSTMTEDLLEMVDWLGQHECTHVAMESTASFWKPIYNLLESADCQVLVVNAKHMKNVPGRKTDVKDAEWIAGLLRHGLLQASYIPNREQRELRELIRYRRSLIDERAREVNRVQKVLEGANIKLSAVASNTLGKSGRAMLEAMIHGEEDPEVLSGLAKGRMKAKKADLHKALNGLMGSHQRMMLAAQLRHIDYLDEEIARLDEEVKERMLPFEEDLELVDTIPGVGRRTAEQILAEIGTDMTQFPSAAHLCSWAGLAPGNNESAGKRKSGKTRKGNQKLRAALVEAARAAARTKQTYLSAQYHRIAARRGKNRAAVAVAHSILTIVYYVLQRRQPYIELGPTYYEARKKDAVVKQAIRKLQSLGLEVTVKPVA, via the coding sequence ATGGATGTCGTATACGAACGTTGTTGCGGCCTCGATGTGCACAAGAAGACGGTGGTCGCCTGTGTGCTGACGCCGGAGGCCAAGGAGATTCGCACGTTCTCCACGATGACGGAGGATCTCCTGGAGATGGTTGACTGGTTAGGACAACATGAATGCACGCATGTTGCTATGGAAAGCACAGCTTCATTCTGGAAGCCAATCTACAACCTTCTGGAGTCGGCGGACTGTCAAGTGCTTGTGGTGAACGCCAAGCACATGAAGAACGTTCCGGGCCGTAAGACCGATGTGAAGGATGCCGAATGGATCGCCGGATTGCTCCGCCACGGGCTGTTGCAAGCCAGTTACATCCCCAACCGTGAACAACGGGAACTACGAGAACTCATTCGCTACCGCCGAAGTCTCATTGACGAGCGGGCAAGAGAGGTGAATCGGGTTCAAAAGGTGTTGGAAGGTGCCAACATCAAGCTTTCTGCAGTGGCCAGCAATACACTTGGCAAATCTGGGCGGGCGATGTTGGAAGCAATGATCCACGGAGAAGAAGACCCGGAGGTATTGTCAGGGTTAGCCAAAGGCCGGATGAAGGCGAAGAAGGCCGATTTGCACAAGGCACTGAATGGGCTTATGGGCTCCCACCAACGAATGATGCTGGCAGCCCAATTACGTCACATCGATTACTTGGATGAAGAGATTGCCCGGCTGGATGAAGAAGTCAAGGAGCGCATGCTCCCTTTTGAAGAAGACCTGGAGCTAGTGGACACCATCCCCGGTGTCGGTCGACGAACAGCAGAACAAATTCTGGCTGAAATTGGGACAGACATGACCCAATTTCCGTCTGCTGCCCATTTATGCTCTTGGGCAGGACTGGCTCCAGGGAACAATGAAAGCGCCGGGAAACGAAAGTCGGGGAAAACACGCAAAGGGAATCAAAAACTCAGAGCAGCGCTGGTGGAAGCAGCACGCGCAGCGGCGAGAACGAAGCAGACTTATCTCTCTGCCCAGTACCATCGAATTGCAGCTCGAAGAGGCAAAAACCGTGCAGCAGTTGCAGTGGCCCACAGCATCTTAACCATCGTGTATTACGTGTTACAGCGACGTCAGCCTTATATTGAACTCGGCCCAACATATTACGAAGCACGCAAGAAAGACGCAGTCGTAAAGCAGGCGATCCGGAAGTTGCAATCACTCGGGTTGGAGGTCACCGTAAAACCTGTTGCATAA
- a CDS encoding SDR family oxidoreductase produces MRVFVTGATGFIGSAVVRELLEAGHQVVGLARSDTAAAALTAAGADVHRGAIDDLDSLRSAAAAADGVIHLAYKHDFADYAGAGVADLRAVETIGAALEGSGKPFVVTSGTLGLTPGRLGTEEDPGDLRSAGAPRVVSENATIALAERGVRSSVVRLAPSVHGPGEHGFVPTLISIARDKGVSAVVGDGANRWPAVHFLDAARLFRLALEKAPAGSRLHGVGDEGIPVREIAEVIGRQLKLPVVSIAAEEAAQHFGWLSAMVMIDNPTSNALTQERLGWRPVHPALIPDLEQGHYFND; encoded by the coding sequence ATGCGTGTATTTGTCACCGGGGCAACTGGATTCATCGGATCTGCGGTTGTCCGCGAGCTCCTCGAGGCAGGGCACCAGGTCGTCGGGCTTGCCCGCTCGGACACGGCCGCCGCAGCATTGACGGCGGCCGGCGCCGACGTACATCGCGGTGCCATCGACGACCTCGACAGCCTTCGCAGTGCCGCTGCCGCGGCCGATGGCGTCATTCACCTGGCCTACAAACACGACTTCGCCGACTACGCCGGCGCGGGCGTAGCCGATCTGCGCGCCGTCGAGACAATCGGGGCCGCACTCGAAGGCTCCGGCAAACCATTCGTGGTCACCTCGGGGACGCTCGGCCTCACGCCAGGACGCCTTGGAACTGAGGAGGACCCGGGCGATTTACGGTCGGCCGGAGCGCCACGGGTTGTGTCAGAGAACGCGACGATCGCGCTAGCTGAGCGCGGGGTGCGATCTTCGGTCGTCCGTCTCGCACCGTCCGTGCACGGACCGGGCGAACACGGTTTCGTGCCGACGCTTATCAGCATTGCTCGCGACAAGGGAGTCTCGGCCGTGGTGGGAGACGGCGCCAACCGCTGGCCGGCTGTGCATTTCCTCGATGCGGCGCGTCTGTTTCGGCTGGCTTTGGAGAAAGCGCCAGCCGGGTCGCGGCTGCACGGGGTCGGCGACGAGGGCATCCCGGTTCGTGAGATCGCTGAGGTCATTGGCCGCCAGTTGAAGCTACCGGTCGTCAGCATCGCCGCCGAGGAAGCGGCCCAGCACTTCGGCTGGCTTTCCGCCATGGTGATGATAGACAATCCGACGTCGAACGCGCTGACCCAGGAAAGGCTAGGATGGAGGCCAGTGCACCCTGCACTGATCCCGGACCTCGAACAAGGTCACTACTTCAACGACTGA
- a CDS encoding TetR/AcrR family transcriptional regulator: MNGPTQASRRMRADAQRNYASLLSAARAAVAERGGDIVLEDIARSAGVAIGTLYRHFPTRQDLLEAVFLDETNELKARAEELTGASVPLDALVSWLRLQMDFAARGRSMGATIMAAKHVPGTSIHTANEAMHKAGEVLLHRAQAAGEVRTEVNIVDVLRLVYGIVLVNEYASDPDGVNRMLDIVIAGIRA, from the coding sequence ATGAACGGTCCAACACAAGCCAGCCGCCGAATGCGCGCTGATGCACAGCGCAACTATGCCAGCCTGCTAAGCGCGGCGCGAGCCGCGGTTGCGGAGCGCGGCGGTGACATCGTCCTCGAAGACATTGCCAGGTCGGCTGGGGTCGCAATCGGAACGCTGTACCGCCACTTCCCCACTCGTCAGGATCTCCTCGAAGCGGTGTTTCTGGATGAGACCAATGAATTGAAGGCGCGCGCTGAAGAGCTCACAGGCGCTTCGGTTCCCTTAGACGCCCTGGTCAGCTGGCTTCGTCTTCAGATGGACTTCGCTGCTCGAGGGCGGAGCATGGGCGCAACCATCATGGCTGCCAAGCACGTTCCGGGAACGAGCATCCATACCGCGAACGAAGCCATGCACAAGGCGGGAGAAGTGCTGTTGCACCGGGCCCAGGCCGCAGGAGAAGTCCGAACGGAGGTCAATATCGTCGACGTGCTACGACTCGTGTACGGAATCGTCTTGGTGAACGAATATGCGTCCGACCCTGATGGGGTCAACCGAATGCTCGATATCGTCATCGCCGGAATCAGAGCCTAG